The genomic DNA CGCTTGAAACACTGTCTTGAGGAATACATTGAGAGGACCCGTCGCGCAAATTTCCATATCGGCATTTCTCTGCAGGAGCAAAGTGACAGCAGCAAGGTTGCCTTTGGCCATGGCATGGTGCAAGGCGGTGTCTCCGTGAGAACTGGGTTTATTCACATCTGCTCCGGCCAGAAGAAGAGCCCTCACCATACGTTTGCCGTCGTAGTCTGCTGTTTTCTCCTTGGTGCCATCACTGTCTGGCCACCAGGAATGACAGGGGTCGGGCCTAGCCTTGATTTGCTCTGTCCTTCCAGTTTTCGGGATATCCGAGTTCTTGACCTTGCAGTGTGGAATATTTGAGTTGTGAATATGACCGTGAAGGAGAGAATAAATTAGGAGATTGAATTCGCACATGCAGGCCGCCTGAAGAggagtgtgtgtggttgCTTCCGTTTCTGTGGGCGCTTGGTGCTGAATAAGAAGATCAACCATGAGCTCAAAACACTTATACGCGGCCGCTTTCAGATCGTTGTGAACTTGTTCCACGTCCCGATCCAAATCATCGACCAATCTTCGTGTCGAGCTGACCCATTGTGCAAATTCCGATGAGGCCGACACCCCCTCAGAAAAGTCCAGAGCGGAGGGTGTTTGAGGCTTCTTGTGGAAAATGTTCCGCAACGGTGTACCCCAGTAATTGTAAATCCGGTGTAGCCATGTCAATAGAATGCCCTGAGTCCCATTGTCTGGGACAGACTCCAGCACCAGTTCCGAATCCTGTCTGGACTCTAGATACTCGAGTACATGTCTGTACCAGTTGTTGATGGCATATTCAAGAAGCGGCCGTCTTTGGAGGTCACACTCCAGTACTTTCCCGCCATCAACTTCGTCCTCATCAGATTCATGTAAGGTGTGGTCATCCGTATTGACAACACATTCGTTGATATACTCGAGACATTGATTAGCCATCATGAGGTGAACCACAGCCAGTCCGCCACACCTATCCGCTTTGTTCACGAGGTATTCCTCCAGGCTGGAAAAGGCAAAATCCACGATTTGCTTGCCGTCTCGGTCTGGAGACTCTGGAAAAGCCACTAGACTGCCAAAGCTATGGCGAATGGAGACTGAATTCTTTTTGTTTGTCTGACCCCAGTTGATCAAGTCCTCGAATTCGACGAATCTCAACGGCCGGAGGGTGCACATGAGCCATTGGAGAGATAGATAGGCATTGGGCATGACGCATATTCTTTCCAAGGCTTTATCGTAAAAAGCATTGATCTCTTTCGGGATCTCATTCAATGCATCAagtacctcctcctcatcgggGGCTGGGTCCCTTCGCCGAATTAATTCGTGAAATTCAGGATCTAACAGCCGTAATTTGACTAAACCGAAGCTATTGATCCAGTTCCAGGTTAGCTTTCGATCACTTCTCAAAACTGCTTCCCAGTAGGTGGTATTTGGTGCAAAACAGATTGTGTTGAGCCAGTTGATCATCTTTGCAtactacctaggtaggtaggtatatgGGGATAGACTTACATTCCGTCTGAATTGTCCACCAAATTTTTTTTGATGATCTCAATCCACTCCGGATGTTTTCTTCTGATTATTCCCCAGTTCGACTTTTTCAGCTCCTGGTCAACCATCAACTCGATGCCGTTCGTGTGGGCGGTCCCTTCCACTGCAATGTCGAATCCCCCTTCACGATCGTGACTCAGGTCCCAGCATCGGTCCTCGAGAGCCGTGTCTACATGATCTCTGCTCACGACAAGGATATGGACGGGATCGTGAGATTTGAGGCACTCAAGTAACTCGAATAAGACTGCCAATGAGTCTTTTCCATTGGGTGACTCTGTAAGGGAATCCAAGCCATCAATTACGAGGTACACCTGCCCTCGTTCCTCGGTTAGACATCGTATCGCATACTTTAGGAGCGTGTAATCAAGACTGCCGGTCTTCTTGAACTCTTGCCGCACTTTCTGCACTCCCTTGGGCAACTGGGATAGGCCTTCGCATAGTTGTCGAAGCCATGATCTTAAGAGTCGTTCTGGAAAGGATTCTTGGCGGCTTTCGCCCTCAGAAGGTTTGGTACAAAACTCGTTAGGATCGAGGTAATAGTAAGCGACTATCGGGACTCCATCGGTAGCTTCTTGTTCAAGTTCTTCGATGATCGATGCACTGAGGTAATGTTAAAGAACTTCCAAAGAAGTGTACATGAAATTGCGAGTAACAAGCGACAGCAAGGGATTCGTTCGACTTACCACAATATAGTCTTCCCGCAAAAGTGCTTTCCATGAAGCCAAAGAAAGCTTTTGGGACAAACTTTCCATTTCTTGAATGCGTCCAAATTCAGAAGCCAAGACACTGTACCCTCGGTTCGGCTTTCCAAAGCTCTCTCATGTGCTGTGCGATGGTCGAACTTCGACAGCCAGTCAAGAGGTTGTTTGTCTGCAAGAAAGTCTGGGTCTTCATGTCAAGCATTAACACTCCAGAATTAGCAGATAGAAACATGAAAGCTCTCAAGGTCAGTGAGTGTAAACTTACCATTCGGCTGTGCACCTGTTCGATGATCCTTTGTCACGAGATTCATGACCCCTATCCGTTGGTATcccatgttgctgttggagtGAACATTATGCCCACTATGCTGCATCTGTCGAGCCTGGAAATTATCCTGCCAATATTGGGGACCTTCAGCGGACTTGTAGGGTGTCAGACCCAGCATAATGCCCGATATTTAGTATACAGGTGTCGGGTGTGACTTACCAAGGTCTCCTCACACTCCAGTTTTTCGACATCCTGATCAAGCGTGCTACTTTTTTGTTGAACTTCAGAAGAGTGTAAATTGGCCGAGACCAAATGTGGCGGAAGCGAAGGGGAGctttggggggtggatggcgggggcgagggagggcGAAACGGTTGAGATGGTAAGCTTAAACTTGCAGCCATTTGGACTGATTACAATTTTCTGAGAGTATGTGGGAATAAAGGGGAGTAAACTGTAATCAAGAAAGCAGATTCTGGCCCTCATTAAACATTGGAGTGTGGTTGTTTTGCCTATTCAGGCGATGTCCAAGATGTGACAAGTTTGAGCGATTTGGAAGTTTCCTGTGGTAGTCACAAAGGTAAGCTGCCCTGTTGTCTGCCTTGGAACAAGGCAACCCCCAATTTTCCTTGTTTTATCTTTGATTGGCCTTGAATGGCAAGGCATGATAATGTGGCTGCATAAAATTGCATCTGGCTGAACGTGAGGCATCCAACTTCTCGCCGATTGACATCCCATTCTGTGATGGATCGCCCAAGGGTACGGCGCAGCCTTTTCCGTCCCTTTACATCCATTATTAACTTATATCGACCCTACATTCTTCACTTTCTAGCATTGATTTCACTTTCTAGGTATCCAGGAAGTACTGTCCAGTTCTCCACCATTTTGTCACCATTCACCTTTTCTACAAGACACCTCACATTTTTGTTATTAGACAGCCTTGTGGTTGTCGAGTAGAACTCcacatcgacgacgacgatacAACGACCGTTCGAATTTTTGACTTGGAGCTATGTCTTCCGAGGAGACTAAGGTGGTTGCCACGCCTGAACCCGGCGAGCAGTGCGATGTCAAACACCTCAAACGCAGCTATGTGGATGGAAGCAATAACCCGGTGGTTACCGAGGGTAACTCAGATCCGGTCAAAAAGGAGGAAGACACAAAACATCAGTCATTTGCCCTAGTGTCGACACAAAACTTCGATAAGAACAACAATCGCACCAATACAACGCTTTTGATCAATTCCAAGCACATACTCGCCGCTCTCACAAGGGTAGTTCGTTACTATCCCGACCAAGACGAGGAATTCGACAAACCCTCTGAGCTGACATCACCATTCAATCTTCTCTATCATCATCGCAAGGAGCTTTCTGAGGAAGCTTTTAGGGTAGGCGGTGACGGTgccctccatctcaaccttctcctgAGCTACCTTGACAAGCAGAAGTGGGCTGAGGCTGAGACACTCACAACTCGAGAGAATCCTGTCATCACATTTGATCTACTTTGGTTCGTTTTTAAACCCGGCGACTTGCTATACAGGATGGTAAACGGCGAGCCTGCTTTGTACTGGCTTGTGAGCGTGTGCTATAACGAAACTCCAACAACAGGAGATCCATGGAAAAACCTCGAGCTTGAGTGTCTATATCAAGCACACGACGGAAAGAAAACGGGTGTGGTGCGGGAAAGTATCAAAATATACGAACACCAGGAATTTGCGGGCGATACCCCCGAGAAGATTACAAGCCTTTCAGTCTTTCCGCTAAAGTATCACAAAGACAGAGAAGGAATAAAAGAACGCCTTGTGAAGCGCGGACAACGATATTTGGAGCTTGTGCAAAAGCAGGGCCAAGCATATCATTACGAAGGTCTATGCAGAAGGCTTAAAACACCTCCTGGGGGCTCATACTTTTCCAGTGAAGAAAAATTTATTGGCGTCTGGCTCCCAGAAACAGTGAGTTGCCCTCATATCCGCTAGCAACCCAGCTTTGCTAAGAGATTACCATAAGGCTACCGGAAGAGTCGTCTTAGACTGTTCAACATTCATGGAAGATAATCCTTTCCACCGCGTCAATGTTTCCAATTGGAGCATCTCAAAAGGTCAGTAAACATACCATATGTTACCATGATAATACTGCTTGCAGCCTTAAAAGAGTCCAGTGGCTGAAGCAAGAGAGTCTAGACAAAACAACCGATGGCTTCGATGATCCTACACTACTCTGTCTGCCATATGTCTATGGGTATTCTCTGGACATGCGATGCTGGTGTATGTTCTCTGTAGACAAGGTGAAGACGACCGACTGGAAACATAAAGACTTTGATTCGGTTGTCCTTCCGGATGGATATAGGAAGATCATCACATCACTTGTTAAAAGTCACAAATTCGCCAGTTATACCCGAGATGAGACTGCCCTCAAAGGCAAGGGTCTGATATTTGTTTTGCATGGCCCTCCTGGGACTGGCAAAACAAGAACAGCTGGTGAGTTGCGCTTCACATGCGTTCTGTCAAAGTATTTTTGTGCCGTGGCAGCCATAGAAGTTACTCCGTACTGATAGTCATGGCAGAAGCAATTTCCGAGACAACCTCAAAGCCGCTCTTGCTATTCCCAACCGGAGAACTCGGGGGTGATCTGAGAAGCATTCAGTCAGAGCTGAGGCGGCTAGTTAGATACGGAACTGCATGGAAGGCCATTCTACTCATTGATGAGGCGGATGTATTTCTGGAATCCAGACAGGTTGACGGACATGTGTCGTTGGAGCGTAATGCTCTCGTAGCAGGTAAGCAGAGGCTTTTCCCCAAGATAGCTTGGGTAAAGCATCCATAAACACGCTAACGCTTTTCCGTAACGCGAACAGTTTTCTTGAGGCAGCTCGAGTATTTCCAGGGCATCATATTTCTGACCTCCAACCGCGCCCAAATGTTCGATCCCGCAGTCAAGTCCCGCATCAACGTTATGCTACATTACCCCTCGCCCGACAAAGAAACGCGAAAGATGTTGTGGGCACAACGGCTAGGACCAATATTGAAACTCAAATCCTTGCCAAAATGCGAACTGGATCTAGATTCAGCAACAGAGACACTGTCGGAGTATGAGATGAACGGTCGGGAGATCTCAAATGCTGTCAACTCGGCTTTGACCATAGCCAAAGCTGATACGCTCACCCTTTACATGGACCACCTTCGGTCTGTGGCGAAAATATGGAAAGACTCACAGGAAAAGAGCATCGAAGTGGGACCAGTTGTGGACGCAGTCCAGGAGATCAAAAGGATTCCGTCTATCAGTGAGGTTCTTAGGACACTTAAAATCCCGCTTTGGGTCTGGAAACTATTCGTTTCAGCATTCCTAGCTGGCGCTCTATTTCAAGGGTCCCTTAAAATCTTTAAGGCAAGGATAAGGTGGCGAGGGCGTCGAGCTCACAGGTGAACTGGTCTTGGGAGAGGATAGTTGAATATGCACTGAAACTGTAAGAATATGTGTTCTATAACAAGAAGGAAGACTATTAAAGGGGTAGATATGTAGTAGGGGGTCAGTCAGGGGGAAAATCTTGAGAACCTTTCCTACAAATGTTCACGTGCAGTCATTGCTAGAAACCAGATTTCAGCATCCCACGATATGTGCAGAAGTTGGTACATCTAGGGAGATAGGTTAGGTGGGAGGCTGACGTTGACAGAGTACCCGCTGTCAGGTCAGTTGCTTGAGACGTGAAGGGCTTTCACTCTTTGCGTATAGGCATTTTCACAAGCGCGAGATGCTGTTTGGTGGACTTTCTCTTGCCTATTTTGGCTCTTGATTAGTAGGCCAAGATGTGAAAGTGGCGCGCAAGAATGGATGTCATCGCGAATACGTTTCAGCAGCGGAAACAGTCAAGACCTGCCTATCTTGACGTACGCAATGGAGAAACCAAGATCTCGGTATCACGATTGCCGATTTGAACAGCCGGAAGCAACATGACGGGTGCGGATGCAGTAGCGCTTCCCCGGCAAAATGCATGCAAACCAAGACTCCGGGGAAGACGGGAAAAGGCTAATTTCCACGTGCTAATCATCCACTTGCGCTCCGTTCAACATCTACAGTTTAGCTTCGAGATGTCGATCTTCGACTGGCGGGAAGTGGTTCGACCGGGGAAGCGCACGAATTGCTTTTATGGGGAGAAAGGTGTTTTGTTGCGCGCGCATTGACGATCGATAGATCACCGTTGACCAAGATATTGACTGAACCGGGAACCAGGACAGCTACGATCACATCAAAGATTTATGCGCGAGGATATGAAGAGGGGTATGCAGGGGGTGGACTGCCGGAGGGAGGTAACTTAGCGGAGACTTGATGACAACAAAGATGAGTATAAGTATAAGGGAAGACATGCGTTGAAGAATGGGTAAAGCTTCAGACAGTATCAATCAGGATCTGGATCAACATGTTGCTGAAGTCTATCATCCTCGCTCTGGCAACGGCCACTGGCATCAGCCAGGCCAACCCAATCGCCTCCCGTCAAGGAGTTAGTTACCATGCTCATCAAATATCTCTTCATCGTACCTTACCCTTCATGCCAGTGcaccttccttccttcccctgtTTCTTCCTTCCTCTGTTCCTTCCTCGCActgctccttcccttccagAGCTTATTCCTTCCattgctccttcctcccgTAGCTCCTTGCTCCCTGGGCACCTTCCATCTATAAAGTTTGCAGGCGTCgtgcctccccttcctcgcatTATCTCATGGCCTCACATCACTTACCCTTTAACACATTTACACATTAGCACTTTGTCACTTTAGCACATTCACACATTGCCCTTTTCTACAAACACATCCATCTTCATTAAAGACGCTCAACTAACCACCTTATCACAACCAGCCTACCGGCAACGGCCCGTTCGCCCCCGCATATTACACCACcgactcctccctcaacggTCACACCCTTTACCTCCCCCGGAACGTCCCCCAGGGAGCCAAAATTCCCGTCCTGGTCTGGGGTAACGGCGCTTGCTCCGCCAACGGCCTCGACTTCCTCAACTTCCTGACTCAAATTGCCTCCCATGGCGTGTTTGTCATCTCTTCCGGCTCGCCCGGCGGCCAAGGCTCAACCAATGCCCAGATGATGACCCGCGCCATCGACTGggtcaccaacaccgccaccaaacAGCGCTATCCTTGGCTGGAAACGTCTCGAATCTCGGTCTCGGGGATGAGCTGCGGTGGCGTT from Podospora pseudoanserina strain CBS 124.78 chromosome 2, whole genome shotgun sequence includes the following:
- a CDS encoding hypothetical protein (COG:O; EggNog:ENOG503P0UY), encoding MSSEETKVVATPEPGEQCDVKHLKRSYVDGSNNPVVTEGNSDPVKKEEDTKHQSFALVSTQNFDKNNNRTNTTLLINSKHILAALTRVVRYYPDQDEEFDKPSELTSPFNLLYHHRKELSEEAFRVGGDGALHLNLLLSYLDKQKWAEAETLTTRENPVITFDLLWFVFKPGDLLYRMVNGEPALYWLVSVCYNETPTTGDPWKNLELECLYQAHDGKKTGVVRESIKIYEHQEFAGDTPEKITSLSVFPLKYHKDREGIKERLVKRGQRYLELVQKQGQAYHYEGLCRRLKTPPGGSYFSSEEKFIGVWLPETATGRVVLDCSTFMEDNPFHRVNVSNWSISKVQWLKQESLDKTTDGFDDPTLLCLPYVYGYSLDMRCWCMFSVDKVKTTDWKHKDFDSVVLPDGYRKIITSLVKSHKFASYTRDETALKGKGLIFVLHGPPGTGKTRTAEAISETTSKPLLLFPTGELGGDLRSIQSELRRLVRYGTAWKAILLIDEADVFLESRQVDGHVSLERNALVAVFLRQLEYFQGIIFLTSNRAQMFDPAVKSRINVMLHYPSPDKETRKMLWAQRLGPILKLKSLPKCELDLDSATETLSEYEMNGREISNAVNSALTIAKADTLTLYMDHLRSVAKIWKDSQEKSIEVGPVVDAVQEIKRIPSISEVLRTLKIPLWVWKLFVSAFLAGALFQGSLKIFKARIRWRGRRAHR
- a CDS encoding hypothetical protein (COG:M; EggNog:ENOG503NW9Q), with the protein product MAASLSLPSQPFRPPSPPPSTPQSSPSLPPHLVSANLHSSEVQQKSSTLDQDVEKLECEETLSAEGPQYWQDNFQARQMQHSGHNVHSNSNMGYQRIGVMNLVTKDHRTGAQPNDPDFLADKQPLDWLSKFDHRTAHERALESRTEGTVSWLLNLDAFKKWKVCPKSFLWLHGKHFCGKTILCASIIEELEQEATDGVPIVAYYYLDPNEFCTKPSEGESRQESFPERLLRSWLRQLCEGLSQLPKGVQKVRQEFKKTGSLDYTLLKYAIRCLTEERGQVYLVIDGLDSLTESPNGKDSLAVLFELLECLKSHDPVHILVVSRDHVDTALEDRCWDLSHDREGGFDIAVEGTAHTNGIELMVDQELKKSNWGIIRRKHPEWIEIIKKNLVDNSDGIFGLVKLRLLDPEFHELIRRRDPAPDEEEVLDALNEIPKEINAFYDKALERICVMPNAYLSLQWLMCTLRPLRFVEFEDLINWGQTNKKNSVSIRHSFGSLVAFPESPDRDGKQIVDFAFSSLEEYLVNKADRCGGLAVVHLMMANQCLEYINECVVNTDDHTLHESDEDEVDGGKVLECDLQRRPLLEYAINNWYRHVLEYLESRQDSELVLESVPDNGTQGILLTWLHRIYNYWGTPLRNIFHKKPQTPSALDFSEGVSASSEFAQWVSSTRRLVDDLDRDVEQVHNDLKAAAYKCFELMVDLLIQHQAPTETEATTHTPLQAACMCEFNLLIYSLLHGHIHNSNIPHCKVKNSDIPKTGRTEQIKARPDPCHSWWPDSDGTKEKTADYDGKRMVRALLLAGADVNKPSSHGDTALHHAMAKGNLAAVTLLLQRNADMEICATGPLNVFLKTVFQAHDSEVTSELEWPMPMICCGTPLLWGIQMGQHDAVEFLLDQGAEFKNLAPVSGHTALHAAAYLSDQRMARLALDIGCRVNDCEANGFSALHFAVYQNNLGVVELLLANGADVNILANCGYPPLMWARHINIVRVLLRNGADWNAPPDKPHTVLTVAAFNGYHEIVRMLLEKGAPASSAALRYATCEGHTEVVQVLVDFDIPVDIFLHAKLGITALPLAAGGGHSDIATILLRKGASLYNKHPVLGSILNAASFGGEDIVFDACWQQEPSMRHEKDAYGRTALYFAALGGQDKMVGKLLKLGYKANAKDNHGRNALHAAASGGSLYVVEKLLEQHPEVDPTETDDDGWTALHWAAKAGEKKVVEKLRGVCLREGRMPDDNKWPPARIAIYHGHRDLLPLLERKQTGENVFPQSEWHWWSAGVMHKDYVCDSCLRLIHGIRFHCRTCYHDLPFSNYCFKCEGRGKRLHPGHRFEEIRPPYDQENSG